The window GGCCAGTGATGCAATTGAGGCTGCTTGTTCCTTGTTCCAGTGGGCCCTGTCACCTTTCCCTTCGCCTGCCTGACTCATGGAAGTCATTCCAGTGCCCGGGCCTGTGCCTCATGGGACCCTCCCATGACGTTAGGAGGAATTGGTTTTTAAACTTTACAGGTGAAGAATGAGTAAGGAGTTAAGAACTTGAggtcattgcctgacctgtggtggcgcagtggataaagcgtcgacctggaatgctgaggttgctggttcaaaaccctgggcttgcctggtcaaggcacatatgggagttgatgcttcctgctcctccccctgttctttcctctctctctctctccaataaaaatggataaataaaatctttaaaaaaaaaaaaaaaaagaacttgaggTCACGAAGTCAGTGGCTGGAGCTGGGAGTCGAATCCGGAGCTGTCTTTAAAGGCCCATGCTCCTGCTGAGGGACGGGGAGTGGGGGCGGCGGAACGCTGCGGCTGCGGGCGTGCGCACGTGAGCCTGGGCCCTGGCAGCCGCGGTGTTTATCTGGCACACCCGCAGTGCTAACTGTTTATCTCAAAGCCCGCGTGGAGGTGGCGGCCCCTTTGGAGCTGGCTGCGGACTGGCGCTCAGCCCCGGGGCTTGGCGCTGCTGCCCCGGCCCCTCGGGAGCGGTGTGGCCTTCCTCTGGGTGGCGCTGGGCCTTTCCTTGGCACTCTGTCCTCCTCTTTGGTCTCCTCCTCTACCTGCTGCCTTACTGCTTCCACAGTCCAGAACAGGGGTTTGCAACCCCTTTACttttggggaccagtgaaaataaagagaattcaTGTTGGGGACCTTGTAAGGCAGGAAACCCCCTGAGCGTaagtgaattcgactaagatcattgggtctataatcttcatacaatgtcGGTGTGGTTAATTCTTACGGACTGGTActaaatttctggcagactggtctgcggactggcagttgaaaaacactggtcagAAAACGCAggtctggcctggcctggcctgtggtgacacagtggataaagtgttgacctggaacactgaggtcaccagttcaaaaccctgggcttgcccggtcaaggcacatatgggagttgatgctttctgctcctccccccttctctctctctctctctctttctcttattctctctgaaactaactaaataaaaaaaaattaaaaaggaaaaaagaaaacaggtctGAACCCCACCCCGGCTGGGACAGGCTATGAGGGGGTGGGGTTTACGGGGACAGGCTATGAGGGGGCGGGGTTTACGGGGACAGGCTATGAGGGGGTGGGGGTTTACGGGGACAGGCTATGAGGGGGTGGGGTTTGCAGGGACAGGCTATGAGGGGGCGGGGTTTACGGGGACAGGCTATGAGGGGGTGGGGGTTTACGGGGACAGGCTATGAGGGGAGATCGCTTGGGCTGGTTTCTGGAGAGTGTCCCTGGCTGCTCTCCATGGGAGTGGCCTCTGGCTGACCCTCCGGAGCCTGACTGCACTCTGGGAAGTCCTGGTGGTTCCTCAGCGGCCGCCCCACAGCCTGTGGGTAGCAGGAGAGCGGGGTGCTGGAGCCCCGAGACGGAGGCTTGCTCAGAGTCACCCAGAGAGGAGATGGCAGCACAGGGGCTGGGACCCAGGCTTCCAAAGACTCTTAGGTCGTTGTTCCACCTGGGTTCCTACTTCGCCTTAGGACACCCAAAAGGTGACAAACAGAATCTCCCCTTCTTCTGGGGGCaggagaagaaatggaaatattttgaagAGGCATAATTACAAAGTAGGATACAAATTAAGCTGCTGTTATAGAAACCCCAAAATCCACTAGCTGAAATCAGATATCAGATGGTTTATATGAAGAATAATAGTCCGACAAGGCCATCCTGGACGTGCGGCTTTCACCcctgagctcaaggtcactgctcCCGCTCCTGTCATCACCCGCCCGTCCCAGTCCtcgggagaggaaaagaaggacaaagggctcacactcctttctctcttcatttctgctgCCTGGCAGCTGGGGGGCCGTGAATCCAGCTGAGACAAGGCAGTTCTGTTATTAGAGGACGCATTCGAGTGAGCACTCGCCCTTGGCTGGTGGGACCTGGCTGTGAGTGCGGGGAGAGCGGAGTTCAGGCCCGCCGCGCCGTTTCAGTTTAAGACTTAGAGAGGGAAGTGGTTTGTCACACTTCCTAGGCTTGTTGCAGAGCAAGATATCAGCAGACTTTTTCTGTAGGGGTCAGGGACTTAATACTTTGGGCTTTTCGGGCCTTCCCGTCCCTGTCACAACAACTGAGCTCTGCTGTTGTAGACAGAAGCAGCCATAGGCAGTGCAGCTGGGGGGTGGCTGTGTTCCAGGACAGTGTCGTTTGTGGAAGCTGGTTGTAAGCCAGATGTGGCCCCAAGCTGCAGTTTGCCGGCCCCTGTTGCAGAGAATACTTGAGTTTCCTGCGGAACAGGGGCCTGGACGGATAGCAGCCACAGGTAGGGTTGCTGTTACCCAGTGTCACTGCCGTGCCAGGGCACCGGCTGGCAGCACCTGAGTCTGTCCTCACCGCACGGCGCTGAGCCGCGCCGCTGGGCTCTCCTCACTCCTGCCATAGCCTGACCCCCTGGAGAGCTTGGGCTTTGTGACTTcctttgcattatttattttctaagcatctctctctttttgaaaaaaagatggttctaatttttatttacaatcagatttgagattttatttattgattttaggtagAGAGTggatgaggagcaggaagtatcaactcttagtagttgcttctcatgtgctttgggcaagcctggggtttcgaactggcgacgtccaggtcgatgctctatgcactgcgccaccacaggtcaggcttctcagCATCTCTTAATGCCAGGTTCTGCGTGGGTGAGGGCACTACCCTGGTGGGTACAGAAATGGGGGCAACCGGTGGCACTGTCCTCAGGGAGCCGGACTATTCATGTGAGTACATTTGAACAACCTCAGGCGGAGAGATGCTAGGCCAGGTCAGAGCCGCCTGTCCCCGAGGGCCCCTcagctccccctcctcttcccgcAGGGTATGACTTCGCAGCGGTCCTGGAGTGGTTTGCCGAGCGCGTTGACCGCATCATCCTGCTCTTTGACGCCCACAAGCTGGACATCTCCGACGAGTTCTCAGAAGTCATCAAGGCTCTCAAGAACCACGAGGACAAGATCCGCGTGGTGCTGAACAAGGCCGACCAGATCGAGACCCAGCAGCTGATGCGGGTGTACGGGGCCCTCATGTGGTCCCTGGGGAAGATCATCAACACCCCCGAGGTGGTCCGGGTCTACATCGGCTCCTTCTGGTCCCACCCGCTCCTCATCCCCGACAACCGCAAGCTGTTCGAGGCCGAGGAGCAGGACCTCTTCAAGGACATCCAGTCTCTGCCCCGGAACGCTGCCCTTCGGAAGCTCAACGACCTGATTAAGAGGGCGAGGCTGGCCAAGGTAGATCCAGGGCGGGGCCCGGCCTGCTCCTGGGTGAGGCCCAGAGGATTCTGGGAGTGCCGCTGGGAGTGCCGCTGGGGCCCGGGGTTGACCTGCCCTGCCTTTTGGGATAGACCCCTctctgtagacccctggtcacaCCCACTGCCCTGTGTCTGGACCTGTTCTCTCTGTGCTTGTGGGCGGGCACCACCTGCCTTGccttgccttctctttctctctttctctctttctctttctcttttttttttagaattttatttactgatttgagagaaagaaggagtaagaagcatcagcttgtcattgcttcactttaattgttcattgattgcttatcacaTGTTCCCTTActgggcaagccccaggttttagaccggtgacctcagcattccaggtcagcgctttatccactgcgccaccagaggtcaggcggcATAACCTTCTTAAGTTAGAGTCTTAATACTCATGAACTTCAAACTGGAAGGTACCACTGTGCCAATAGGCATCCTGGGGAGTGGAAATGGGTGGGGTGCAGCTTAAGGCCTCGTGGGCTTTCTCCTCCCAGGTCTCCTGAGGCTGAAGTACACTCAGCATGTGCTGGGTACTGGGGGCACTGGGTACGTCATGGGGACTAACGGGTCCCCGCCCTTCCAGCACTGCTCACCCACGTGGGGGAAGCACCCAGCACAAAGCACGATTTGTTTGTATCGTCTGCTGCCGACACAGGTGACAGGGAGCTGTCTCGGTGTGATGGGCCAAGCAGGACGGGGGGTTCTAGTGGGAGCTGACGCTTAGGCCAAGATAGAAAGCTAATGGAGAGGTAGGTAGCAAGCCCGTGGGcccagagagaatgcagggtggcTTCAGCCCCCAGAGGCCTGATAAAACCATCTCTGTCCCTCCATGGAAACACGGAGCCTGCTGGAACCTGCTGGCAGCATCTGCATTGCTTAAGAGTCTGTAATCTCAGTGCCTGGCCAGGCACAGGTGACCCGGGGGTGGCTGGGGCTGGGACATGAAGGCTGGTGCCACAGCGGGCCCTTCATGCACAGCGGAACAGAGCGTGTTCCCTGAGGCGTCAGATTTTGAATGGAGCTGAGCCTTGGCCTGCCCGGGTGAGTCTGCAGGCCGGGTCAGGCTGCGCACAGAGCTCGGCCGTCAGCCCGGTGGGCAGGGCCGGGGGCCAGCACAGGCCCTGTGCATCCCTCTGATGGGGCGCGGGGGGCGTAGAGGACAGGAGGCCTCCTGTGGGTGTCCCAGCTTTGGCGAAGGCAGTCCTGTGGCCAGTGACGCAGTCCCCTGGGCCCTTGAGTGTCACAGGACCAAGGAGGGCTTCCCTTGGGCAGCAGGACAGTCCTGGGAGCACTGAGAGCCCCAGGCTGTGCTCCTGCTTCCAGCCAGGCAGCTCCCCTGTGTAGCCCTGAGACTCTGAGACTCGCCGTGGACAACACGGTAGCCCAGGGCGCCCCACGCTGCCTGGAGGCTGGCTGGTGTCAGCGTTTGGCCTGAGCAGTGAGAACTCATCCTTACCACTGGACTGTGCCTCCACCCTGGTGTCCAGAGTGTGCATGGACCAGCACTCACTGGAAGGCAGGGCCTCAGGCCCCGCCTCTGCCCCGCTGAACCATGAACCAGAGTCTGCATTTGAACGCAGTCAATCCCCTGTGATCTGTGTGCACGGTAAAGGGGCAGGAGCCTGCTCTGGAGAACACAGGGCTGCACGGTTTTCTACATATATCACTCTGCAACCTTCCTAGTGAGTGCAGCTGGTCCTAAGAAAGGaacctgtgccctggctgggtggctcggtgggtagagcatcgcccgtTGTGCCAAGGCTGCGGgctcagtcagggcgcatacaagactCAGCCAACAAATGCGTGAGTGAGTGGGCAGCGagtcagtctctctttctctccccttctctccccctctctcccttccctcctttctctctctaaaattcacaagtaaaaatatttgaaaagaaagacaGCCATGAGGAAACCCGAGTGACTGGTTCCTGACCTCGGAAGACTGAGGGGCACTGAGCCGGAGGACAGGCCCTGAGCACAGGGGAGCCCCGCGGAGGCCACGCTCGGGCGCGGGGAAGGGCAGCTCCCGCCCTGCCTGGCCCCTCTCCTGGCCGGGATGCCGGGCTCTGCCCAGCTTCCTTCCAGGACAGAACAAAGGGCAGACTTGGGTCGTGCCTGTTCATTTCCAGAAACGGTTGTGTCATCGCCTGGCTGGAGGGCACACTGATTCACCCGGCCTGGGAAACCCCGTGGTCTCCATCTCGCTCACCGCCTCGCTTTTCCTGGAGCGAGTGGCTCTCTCCGTCCCGACTCTCTGGcctgtggtgggcagagcattgatggCGGCTCTGTGGCAGGCCTGCTTCCCTGAGCCATTCTCAGCCAGGTTCCTGGCCCAGGGCAGACGGGGTCAGGCCAGTAGAGGGATCTGGTGGGGTGGGTCCGGGGCGGGTGGGGAGGCTGGCTGGCCGCAGCCCTCCACAGCCAGACACCGGCCGTAGCTCGGCCAGGCCGAGGATGTGAAAGGCTGCTGCCCGGGGAGGGTTGCCAACCTTACTGGCCCGCGGTGGGGAAATGGATGCCACCTTGAACTGACAAATGTCTAAGCAAGGTATTGAGGCTAAGAGGAAGCTTGAAACATCTGGGGAAAGCCTTGTCGGGTTTTTCTATCCTTAGTTATCCCTGAAGCTTTCAGAATGGGAAGATAGAGCATGATTTGGTCCATGATAGAATTTTACAACCTCAACGCCAGCGTCCACAGGTTGGCACGTGCAGGATGGTGGAGGCCCTGCACCCTGCCGTGTGGAGGGGCTGCTTGGGGAGTGGCCACGTGGAGAAGCAAAACGTGGGCTTTGGACTGCTTTGGGCTTCCCGGTTACTGTCCCAGTTTTCTGGTGCAACCCACGTGCAGGCCACACTCCTGACAAGGCTTCCAGGAAGCCTCTGACATCCGCCCCCTTCCCGGTCTTCACAGGTCCACGCCTACATCATCAGCTCCCTCAAGAAGGAGATGCCCAACGTCTTCGGTAAAGAGAGCAAAAAGAAAGAGCTGGTGAACAACCTGGGAGAGATCTACGCGAAGGTTGAGCGGGAGCACCAGATCTCCGCCGGCGACTTCCCAAGCCTCCGCAAGATGCAGGTCCGCGTCCCGGCCCTAAGCGAGTCCCTGTGGGGAGCGGGGGGTTCCCAGAATGGAAGCAGCTGGGTcagtcaccccacccccaccccggggacATTGACCTGGGTCCTGAGGGGATAGGGTGACAGtctgggcagtggggagaggatgGACTGGCCAGGCACTCTGGCCTCATCCTTGTTCATTGTCGCCGTGGCTCTGCAAGGCAGGGACTCTTTTTACCTCCCAGTGGGGTTAACTAAATTGCTCAGGCTCTTACGTGGTTGGGGCTGTGACAAGGAACTGCTCTTCCCTTTGGGGCCCCTTGCTTTGCCGGCTCCACCTGGAGGCTGGAAGGGGCCCAACCCACGCTCTTCTCCCTCCCGCCCACCACAGGAGCTCCTGCAGACACAGGACTTCAGCAAGTTCCAGGCCTTGAAGCCCAAGCTGCTGGACACAGTGGATGACATGCTGGCCAACGACATCGCCCGGCTGATGGTGATGGTGCGCCAAGAGGAGTCCCTGATGCCCTCCCAGGTTGTGAAGGGTGGTGCCTTCGATGGCACCATGAACGGGCCCTTCGGGCACGGCTATGGCGAGGGGGCTGGTGAAGGCATAGACGACATCGAGTGGGTGGTAGGCAAGGACAAGCCCACCTATGACGAGATCTTCTACACACTGTCCCCCGTCAATGGCAAGATCACGGGTGCCAATGCCAAGAAGGAGATGGTGAAGTCGAAGCTGCCCAACACGGTGCTGGGGAAGATCTGGAAGCTGGCCGACGTGGACAAGGATGGGCTGCTAGACGATGAGGAGTTCGCCCTGGCCAACCACCTCATCAAGGTCAAGCTGGAGGGCCACGAGCTGCCCACCGACCTGCCCCCACACCTGATCCCGCCCTCCAAGCGAAGGCTCGAGTGACCGCCTGGCCCCTGCGCCCGACCAGGCAgatcctggggggaggggaagggtcacCAGTTCTCAAGGTCCATAAAGACTGAGTGGCTGTTTCCTCAGCTCCTTGAAAAGGAAAACCACCATCTTTCTTTTAAGGCTGTTCCTGGGCCCAGCAAGGGAGGCAGGGATGATACTTATATGTGAATGATGGAATTTTATGCACAAGAACTAcggatatttttaatatataacgTTAGAGGCGGCCTTCTTTCTTGCCTCCTCCGTCTGCCAGCCCATGCCTTCCCGCACACAGCTCTGCTCTCCTGGCCTCGGCTCCCCTCTGGCTGTGTGGCGCTGCCACCGCCATGACTGGCCCCAGCTCGCCCCTCCCGGGCTGCGGCCCCGGCCGTGTAGACAGGAACGCCTGGATCATGTTTATCTAAGCTGAGCGTCGCTGCTTGGGGCCAGGCTTGCTCCTCGTGCTCCCAGCCTGGGTTGTTCTTGTGCCTTCTGCCAGCCCTTGCCCCTGTGCACAGGCCCTGCTCCTGGCTCGTGGCTCCCAGCCCACACGTGGCGGTCACAGGAGCAAGGCTTGCTGCTttgtttttggggggagggggtcagggATGGGTGGATGTGAGATAAAACATCttccagaaaaatatataagctaGTTTTGGTTCTGTAAACATAACACCTTTTATACTTGACAGAATTTTCCAGTAACTTCCCAACCACTTGTTCAGAAGCTGTGATGTTTGTCTCCTTTCCCACACTCCGACCAGAGGGCAGCTCTGCCCAGAAGCCAGTAGACAGACGAGGGTGGAGGGTGCGTGCAGAGCTCACCCCGCCGGGCCCAGCAGTGTCTCCCGCTGTGCCCTCTCCCTTTCCTGGGACAGTCCAGTGTACCTCCCTGCCCCACTTTTGGGCGAGTGCTGGGGCCTCATGAACCTCATAGGGCTTAGTGCTCCCGGCCCGGCCTAGTGGCCAGAGACCAGGGACAACACggccccttccctccctcacctTCGTTTCCTGGGCAGCCTTCTCCTGCCTGGCTTCTGTTGAGCAAAGGAGGGCAGTGCGCAGTGAACAGGAGCGGGCGAGCGGCCGTCAGACGGCCTCCTGGTGTTGCCTGGGTCGGGCGAAGCACAGCCTCGGGGGCCTGGACATGCTGGCTCCAAAGCCTAGAGCGTCCTCACTGCCACTGGCAGGGGGCAAGCTGCCCACCCGGCTCTCCCACGGGGTCTCAGGGATTCCTCTACTCCGACCGCTCCAAGCCCAGCCCTCCCCCAGTGCTGCTCCCAGGCCGGGGCCCGCAGGGCCGGACGAGCCTGGTTGCGTCCACCCCAACGGGACCCGCCATTCTGTGTGGCACCAGGTGAGGGTGAAGGTGCACCGCTGAGGACTTGCTGTGGAGGCTCAGTGGCTTATCCACGTTTGCCTGTGGGAGGAAAAGCGACCAAGACAACTTTTTCTCGCATTAAAAAACGTTGAACTGTGCTGCAGCTGGCT is drawn from Saccopteryx leptura isolate mSacLep1 chromosome 1, mSacLep1_pri_phased_curated, whole genome shotgun sequence and contains these coding sequences:
- the EHD1 gene encoding EH domain-containing protein 1; the encoded protein is MFSWVSKDARRKKDPELFQTVAEGLRQLYSQKLLPLEEHYRFHEFHSPALEDADFDNKPMVLLVGQYSTGKTTFIRHLIEQDFPGMRIGPEPTTDSFIAVMHGPTEGVVPGNALVVDPRRPFRKLNAFGNAFLNRFMCAQLPNPVLDSISIIDTPGILSGEKQRISRGYDFAAVLEWFAERVDRIILLFDAHKLDISDEFSEVIKALKNHEDKIRVVLNKADQIETQQLMRVYGALMWSLGKIINTPEVVRVYIGSFWSHPLLIPDNRKLFEAEEQDLFKDIQSLPRNAALRKLNDLIKRARLAKVHAYIISSLKKEMPNVFGKESKKKELVNNLGEIYAKVEREHQISAGDFPSLRKMQELLQTQDFSKFQALKPKLLDTVDDMLANDIARLMVMVRQEESLMPSQVVKGGAFDGTMNGPFGHGYGEGAGEGIDDIEWVVGKDKPTYDEIFYTLSPVNGKITGANAKKEMVKSKLPNTVLGKIWKLADVDKDGLLDDEEFALANHLIKVKLEGHELPTDLPPHLIPPSKRRLE